Proteins encoded together in one Juglans regia cultivar Chandler chromosome 9, Walnut 2.0, whole genome shotgun sequence window:
- the LOC118349422 gene encoding uncharacterized protein LOC118349422, protein MDKAWMRIEDRLQSNEYAEGVRQFLAMAQANTPGSDHIRCPCKRCRNRSFYSIPTVEDHLFIIGIDPTYTEWIFHGEDDPFLDATFSDKEADDASAYSDYIDDVDEILDDICYGSFMDNSARYEGNANPNDQPSTSYTPTNLNFEELVADARCPLYPSCDKFSKLSFIVKLLHIKSIGGWTVQSFDMVIKLLQAAFPNALFPDSYNDARRLQRGLGFSYKKIHVCPNDCALFWKENASLNECPKCNASRWTVCTSKQRRIPQRVLRYFPLKPCLQRLFMSKKTA, encoded by the coding sequence ATGGATAAGGCTTGGATGCGTATCGAAGATAGATTGCAATCCAATGAGTATGCTGAGGGTGTTAGACAATTCCTGGCTATGGCACAAGCCAACACACCCGGATCTGATCACATTAGGTGTCCATGTAAGAGATGCAGGAATAGATCTTTCTACTCTATTCCCACTGTCGAAGATCATTTGTTCATCATAGGGATTGATCCTACTTATACGGAATGGATATTCCATGGAGAAGATGATCCTTTCCTAGATGCTACATTTTCTGACAAAGAAGCAGACGATGCATCTGCTTACAGTGACTACATTGATGATGTCGACGAGATATTAGATGACATTTGTTATGGCTCATTTATGGATAATTCAGCTAGATATGAAGGAAATGCAAACCCAAATGATCAACCATCCACCTCGTATACTCCAACAAACCTTAATTTTGAGGAGTTGGTAGCCGATGCACGATGTCCACTTTACCCTTCTTGTGATAAGTTCTCAAAGCTATCATTCATCGTCAAGTTGCTTCACATCAAGAGCATTGGTGGTTGGACCGTCCAGTCATTTGACATGGTGATAAAGCTCTTGCAAGCTGCATTTCCCAATGCTCTATTCCCTGACTCATATAACGATGCTCGCCGCTTGCAGCGTGGCTTGGGCTTTAGTTACAAAAAGATTCATGTGTGCCCAAATGATTGTGCcttgttttggaaggaaaatgcatcGTTAAATGAGTGCCCTAAATGTAACGCATCTAGGTGGACTGTATGCACAAGTAAGCAACGAAGGATACCACAAAGAGTTCTCCGATATTTCCCCCTGAAGCCGTGCTTGCAAAGGCTATTTATGTCAAAGAAGACAGCCTAA